Proteins from a single region of Pseudomonas quebecensis:
- a CDS encoding carbon-nitrogen hydrolase family protein has translation MRVALYQCPPLPLDVAANLKRLHTMAHEASGSADVLVLPEMFLTGYNIGAEAAGALAEAQDGDSAQAIAELAKNARLAILYGYPERAANGDIYNAVQLIDANGQRLCNYRKTHLFGDLDHSMFSAGEDDFPVVELNGWKLGMLICYDLEFPENARRLALAGAELILVPTANMVPFDFIADVTVRARAFENQCYVAYANYCGNEEDIHYCGQSSLAAPNGERIALAGLDEALIVGTVDHQAILDARIANDYLHDRRPELYGTLHKP, from the coding sequence ATGCGTGTCGCCCTCTACCAATGCCCGCCCCTGCCGCTGGATGTGGCGGCTAACCTCAAGCGCCTGCACACCATGGCGCATGAGGCATCCGGCAGCGCCGATGTGCTGGTGCTGCCGGAGATGTTTCTTACCGGCTATAACATCGGTGCCGAAGCCGCCGGGGCCCTGGCCGAAGCGCAGGACGGGGACTCGGCGCAGGCGATTGCCGAGCTTGCGAAAAACGCCCGCCTGGCCATCCTCTATGGCTACCCGGAGCGCGCCGCAAACGGGGATATCTACAATGCCGTGCAGTTGATCGACGCCAACGGCCAGCGCCTGTGCAACTACCGCAAGACCCATTTGTTCGGCGACCTGGACCACTCGATGTTCAGCGCCGGGGAGGATGATTTCCCGGTGGTGGAACTCAACGGCTGGAAGCTGGGGATGCTGATCTGCTACGACCTGGAGTTCCCTGAAAACGCCCGCCGCCTGGCCCTGGCCGGCGCTGAACTGATCCTGGTGCCCACCGCCAATATGGTGCCGTTCGACTTTATCGCCGACGTTACCGTGCGTGCGCGCGCGTTCGAGAACCAGTGCTACGTGGCGTATGCCAACTACTGCGGGAACGAAGAGGACATTCACTACTGCGGGCAAAGCAGCCTGGCAGCGCCGAATGGCGAGCGCATTGCCCTGGCAGGCCTGGATGAAGCCCTGATTGTCGGCACCGTGGATCACCAGGCAATCCTCGACGCACGCATCGCCAATGACTATTTGCACGACCGCCGCCCCGAGTTGTACGGCACGCTGCACAAGCCCTGA